The proteins below come from a single Deinococcus multiflagellatus genomic window:
- a CDS encoding N-6 DNA methylase, whose amino-acid sequence MTMTLFPETPATPAPQATEKKKRRKVLDTPLAPSYGLRSEPGWHPGLDGAATLDLDALPLPAFGVELTGAPQQARQAANEQARALLATLPPKTKLDDDQKQVLRAYSGGGNLGESTDAYYTPTRLAALIWRLVEKLDPKARTVLEPACGTGAFLATAPAGMRLTGVEYDEDAARIAALLHPKAHIHHAPLETYHTTSADPRADVVIGNPPYGTRGETRVQDPAGQPFRRAEQYFLATALRRLMPGGLLAFVLPLSLLGDRHQAFRAELVRAGTVLLTALVPSGAFEAAGANLSTFVLIMKAHDQGVPAALATLPDTLQARFHSKRDTAFLAGTCCIDNNRLVSGHLCAATAKVEFGQYGQPLVRGEPVLTQARLDTLVAEASPLRAFAVTAAKLEGALLTWTDDTVQPVGEAETIPGLASVYRQHALSAMRRADRHPLADGTASPCGRFQYRRGQWHFATLLATPEAQTVLALARALQQQTLNRAPHPDLPQLWADLRRWAGDDEEAQRQRIARLARQYPTVNLVLSPPALPAKRRMTILPGALGDVAAQLAATWQLTRPALTLHSGLPDEQVSTFLRAHYRFNGSVWVAPTEYDFGHAYEKAAQARETARQWPHQSPEQLALLSQADELEKRALAQARSIADTPLTPRDPLVPEEVLRDWVNTYLGTVSGGEPLLHVIKERGLTRLVMRDGQAGDVYRVDQTLTRRLQDYLNYDTPTDRIEREGHSAESIEAQRARALKKAARYERSLELHFRSWLIHSPHAGPVEDLYNRTRNAFVLAPEDTSLLDLPLWRGPRHHLYQRGDIRTLAAWGHGLLAYEVGVGKTFTLLGLLSLLKQRGEAHRPWIVTPLSLTGNWVINIHKARPDWQVAVIGMNPTGTFDDEGLPEYTPDTTPQRKAKLAELLHQPPDVVVISMEAFTDIPMLDSTRLHLIENDAALLAQGAAQEEFSVKSGEFRGRKALVKEEDFLDHLMGRSRSATDTDLPFELFAPDVLVFEEAHKFKNLFEAPDYLGEKPKFMGAGLASKRAYDAYLKARWTRAQQGGRGTYSLTATPYKNSPLEVGFALALVTDALLSFGLHAPAAFMLQYCQIEPTLITRPDGGVGTRPAVIGFKNLRELRNLMRLHVIERDALTCRLDHRIGLPLPPLQRHIHTLELTPEQLAAYGPERAAAANPKTSGKDHLFSIFNRMQQYILHPEATCGGANPRAEKAAALALDAEQTGHKSIAFMDRGGDGGDSSAFAAYLRAYVQAGIPVEAIEVITSETHPDAVSRLKAEKRFRQGHKRHIIGSSVTREGLNLQHMTKHLIHLDLPHDPQDLNQRDGRGWRQGNPSEEIHSHLLLAKGSFDALQYQNVMGKKGWIDHLRSGNDSGRNPVAFQAENTALLLAANPADVEAFIAAQAAAQQAELARQEHRAHWAAVQTFLDTATLLRTRHAKAQGRKHGSTAQDQHALARLSTDLRGAARTLAGLAPAFRQALRYSQPLTWIDDLPFGPGVTLTHGSAQYVVKAVTATHLTTQAGVNLDLDDLELATDVTLSPEERHYGAQPLDGLPPALREEIEALLIAPPEEAAGPLPEASDEVLTLTPVSTERNFTLFIGARRLSVVVTPTLPQVYAPAPGGLSPVEPHTPAEGVMLIGLSDTQVELVAAPGTAGALRDALLTQPLPIVERLMNLLNSAA is encoded by the coding sequence CCGCGCTGATCTGGCGCCTGGTGGAAAAACTGGACCCCAAGGCCCGCACGGTGCTGGAACCAGCCTGCGGCACCGGGGCATTTCTCGCCACCGCGCCGGCCGGCATGCGGCTGACCGGCGTGGAATACGACGAGGACGCCGCCCGCATCGCCGCGCTGCTGCATCCCAAGGCCCACATCCATCACGCGCCGCTGGAGACCTACCACACCACCAGCGCGGACCCCCGCGCCGACGTGGTCATCGGCAATCCACCCTACGGCACCCGTGGGGAAACGCGGGTGCAGGATCCTGCGGGGCAGCCGTTTCGGCGCGCCGAGCAGTATTTCCTGGCGACCGCGCTGCGGCGCCTGATGCCGGGCGGCCTCCTGGCCTTTGTGTTGCCCCTGAGTCTGCTGGGCGACCGGCATCAGGCCTTCCGCGCCGAGCTGGTCCGGGCGGGAACAGTGCTGCTGACCGCCCTGGTGCCGTCGGGGGCGTTTGAGGCGGCGGGCGCGAACCTCAGCACCTTCGTGCTGATCATGAAGGCCCACGACCAGGGGGTGCCCGCCGCGCTGGCCACCCTGCCCGACACCTTGCAGGCCCGCTTCCACAGCAAGCGGGACACGGCGTTCCTGGCCGGTACCTGCTGCATTGACAACAACCGCCTTGTGTCTGGGCATCTCTGTGCGGCCACGGCCAAGGTGGAATTTGGTCAGTATGGCCAGCCGCTGGTGCGGGGTGAGCCGGTGCTGACGCAGGCGCGGCTCGATACCCTGGTGGCCGAAGCGTCTCCCCTGCGGGCGTTCGCGGTGACGGCCGCCAAGCTGGAAGGCGCCCTGCTGACCTGGACCGACGACACCGTGCAGCCGGTGGGCGAGGCCGAAACGATTCCTGGTCTGGCCAGCGTGTACCGCCAGCACGCCCTGAGCGCCATGCGGCGGGCAGACCGCCACCCGCTGGCAGACGGCACCGCCAGCCCGTGTGGCCGCTTTCAATACCGCCGGGGCCAGTGGCACTTTGCGACCTTGCTGGCCACCCCGGAGGCGCAGACGGTCCTGGCGCTGGCCCGCGCCCTGCAGCAGCAGACCCTGAACCGGGCACCCCATCCGGACCTGCCCCAGCTGTGGGCCGATCTGCGCCGCTGGGCCGGTGACGATGAAGAGGCCCAGCGCCAGCGCATCGCGCGGCTGGCCCGCCAGTATCCCACCGTGAATCTGGTGCTCAGTCCGCCCGCGCTGCCGGCGAAACGCCGGATGACGATTCTGCCTGGCGCCCTCGGCGACGTGGCCGCGCAGCTGGCCGCCACCTGGCAACTCACCCGCCCGGCCCTGACCCTGCACTCGGGGCTGCCCGACGAGCAGGTGAGCACCTTTCTGCGCGCGCATTACCGCTTTAACGGCTCGGTGTGGGTGGCGCCCACCGAATACGACTTCGGGCACGCCTATGAGAAGGCGGCGCAGGCCCGTGAGACTGCCCGGCAGTGGCCGCACCAGTCCCCGGAACAACTTGCCCTGCTGAGCCAGGCCGACGAGTTGGAAAAGCGGGCGCTGGCCCAGGCCCGGTCCATCGCCGACACGCCGCTGACCCCCCGTGATCCGCTGGTGCCTGAAGAGGTGCTCCGCGACTGGGTCAACACGTATCTCGGGACCGTCTCCGGGGGCGAGCCGCTGCTGCATGTGATCAAGGAGCGGGGCCTGACCCGGCTGGTCATGCGCGACGGTCAGGCGGGCGACGTCTACCGGGTGGACCAGACCCTGACCCGCCGCCTGCAGGATTACCTGAACTACGACACGCCCACCGACCGCATCGAGCGTGAGGGCCACAGCGCGGAGTCCATTGAGGCGCAGCGTGCCCGCGCCCTGAAAAAGGCGGCGCGCTACGAACGCAGTCTGGAGCTGCACTTCCGCAGCTGGCTGATTCACAGCCCCCACGCAGGGCCGGTCGAGGACCTGTACAACCGCACCCGTAACGCGTTCGTGCTCGCGCCGGAAGACACCTCGCTGCTGGACCTGCCACTGTGGCGGGGCCCGCGCCATCACCTGTACCAGCGCGGCGATATCCGGACCTTGGCCGCGTGGGGCCACGGCCTGCTGGCCTACGAGGTGGGGGTTGGGAAGACCTTTACGCTGCTGGGCCTGCTGTCCCTGCTCAAGCAGCGCGGCGAGGCGCACCGTCCCTGGATCGTGACGCCGCTGTCGCTGACCGGCAACTGGGTCATCAACATCCACAAAGCCCGGCCAGACTGGCAGGTCGCCGTGATCGGCATGAACCCCACCGGCACGTTCGATGACGAGGGCCTGCCCGAGTACACGCCGGACACCACGCCCCAGCGCAAGGCCAAGCTGGCCGAGCTGCTGCACCAGCCGCCGGACGTGGTGGTGATCAGCATGGAGGCCTTTACCGATATCCCGATGCTGGACAGCACCCGGCTGCACCTGATCGAGAATGACGCGGCGCTGCTGGCCCAGGGTGCGGCGCAGGAGGAGTTCAGCGTCAAGTCCGGTGAGTTCCGGGGGCGCAAGGCCCTGGTAAAGGAAGAGGATTTCCTGGACCACCTGATGGGGCGCAGCCGCTCGGCCACCGACACCGACCTGCCCTTTGAACTGTTCGCGCCCGACGTCCTGGTCTTCGAAGAGGCACACAAGTTCAAGAACCTGTTCGAGGCGCCGGATTACCTGGGCGAGAAACCCAAGTTCATGGGGGCGGGCTTGGCCTCGAAGCGCGCCTACGACGCGTATCTGAAAGCCCGGTGGACGCGCGCGCAGCAGGGTGGACGCGGCACCTACTCGCTGACGGCCACCCCCTATAAGAATTCGCCCCTGGAAGTGGGCTTCGCTCTGGCCCTGGTGACCGACGCCCTGCTGTCGTTCGGGCTTCACGCGCCGGCCGCGTTTATGCTCCAGTACTGCCAGATCGAGCCGACGCTGATCACGCGGCCAGACGGCGGCGTCGGCACGCGCCCGGCCGTGATCGGCTTCAAGAATCTGCGTGAGCTGCGCAACCTCATGCGGCTGCATGTCATTGAGCGTGACGCCCTGACCTGCCGGCTGGACCACCGCATTGGCCTTCCACTGCCGCCCCTCCAGCGGCACATCCACACGCTGGAACTCACGCCCGAGCAGCTGGCCGCCTACGGGCCGGAACGGGCAGCCGCCGCCAACCCGAAGACCTCCGGTAAGGACCACCTGTTTTCCATCTTCAACCGGATGCAGCAGTACATCCTGCATCCAGAAGCGACGTGTGGCGGCGCCAATCCCCGCGCTGAAAAGGCCGCCGCGTTGGCGCTGGACGCGGAACAGACGGGGCACAAGAGCATCGCCTTTATGGACCGGGGCGGCGACGGGGGTGACAGCAGCGCCTTTGCCGCATACCTGAGGGCCTACGTGCAGGCCGGGATTCCAGTGGAGGCCATCGAGGTCATCACCTCAGAAACCCATCCGGACGCCGTGTCCCGCCTGAAAGCGGAAAAACGCTTCCGGCAGGGGCACAAGCGGCACATCATCGGCTCCAGTGTCACCCGTGAAGGCCTCAATCTCCAGCACATGACCAAGCACCTGATTCACCTGGATCTGCCGCACGATCCCCAGGACCTGAATCAGCGCGACGGTCGCGGCTGGCGCCAGGGCAATCCCAGCGAGGAAATTCACAGCCACCTTCTGCTGGCCAAGGGGTCCTTCGACGCGCTGCAATATCAAAACGTCATGGGCAAGAAAGGCTGGATTGACCACCTGCGCTCAGGAAATGACAGCGGCCGCAACCCCGTCGCGTTTCAGGCCGAGAACACGGCGCTCCTGCTGGCCGCCAATCCGGCCGATGTCGAGGCGTTTATTGCGGCGCAGGCGGCCGCCCAACAGGCCGAGCTGGCCCGCCAGGAACACCGCGCGCACTGGGCAGCGGTTCAGACCTTTCTGGATACGGCCACCTTGCTGCGCACGCGCCACGCCAAAGCGCAGGGCCGGAAACATGGGTCCACGGCGCAGGATCAGCACGCCTTGGCCCGCCTCAGCACCGATTTGCGGGGCGCGGCCCGCACGCTGGCCGGGCTGGCCCCGGCCTTCCGCCAGGCGCTCCGCTACAGTCAGCCGCTGACCTGGATTGACGATCTGCCGTTTGGACCCGGCGTCACCCTGACCCACGGCTCGGCCCAGTACGTCGTCAAGGCGGTCACGGCCACCCACCTCACGACCCAGGCAGGCGTGAATCTCGATCTGGACGACCTGGAACTGGCCACTGATGTCACGCTCAGCCCAGAGGAGCGGCACTACGGCGCGCAGCCGCTGGACGGCCTGCCCCCTGCCCTTCGTGAAGAGATTGAGGCGCTGCTCATAGCGCCCCCCGAGGAGGCCGCTGGGCCCCTGCCCGAGGCCAGTGACGAGGTGCTCACCCTCACGCCGGTCAGCACCGAGCGGAACTTCACCCTGTTCATCGGGGCCCGGCGCCTGAGCGTGGTGGTCACCCCGACGCTGCCGCAGGTGTATGCCCCTGCCCCAGGGGGGCTGAGCCCCGTCGAGCCGCACACGCCCGCTGAAGGCGTGATGCTGATTGGCCTGAGTGACACCCAGGTGGAACTGGTCGCGGCGCCGGGCACCGCCGGGGCGCTGCGCGACGCGCTGCTGACCCAGCCGCTGCCGATTGTGGAGCGGCTGATGAACCTGCTCAACTCGGCGGCCTGA
- a CDS encoding PRTRC system protein E, producing MTHTHQPIPEGHIRRPQPAAFETNAEIRDYLVGLYESLSTEGKAEFTVIIHRYPNWTQDAATGNAVVRAIHEGMVLTMPAPQPDPFAVFTPAAPLPTAVAPTAAPAPTPPAPAVAQAPVPAPAPSPSPEPATVAPPTVATPSVPVPTEEDSDVEASEPDETPADEGSAVGSGPAANPDGLFSQLHAMAADGEMIVLYVQRQGDLLDLKLVPSGAKGEAGKAIDTVQVKATPAELDSDLASALTTYTALRQSTRQALVSVSQQVKQSVGSGKGKAKSAAKPASSAPATGVISINANVTAYATIKGPGFNEKDRHPVGPEHKEFQAKPGTYTVTVHADGHLPETFSNCAVTAGKTQHIQAQLKNAGLGF from the coding sequence ATGACACACACCCATCAGCCTATTCCCGAGGGTCACATCCGCCGCCCCCAACCAGCTGCTTTTGAGACCAATGCCGAGATCAGAGACTATCTGGTCGGCCTGTACGAGAGCCTGTCGACTGAAGGCAAGGCGGAATTTACCGTCATCATCCACCGGTATCCCAACTGGACCCAGGACGCGGCCACCGGAAACGCGGTCGTCCGGGCCATCCACGAAGGCATGGTGCTGACCATGCCCGCACCGCAGCCCGATCCGTTTGCGGTGTTCACGCCTGCGGCCCCGCTGCCGACGGCCGTCGCGCCGACAGCGGCGCCCGCCCCCACACCACCGGCACCTGCTGTGGCGCAGGCCCCCGTTCCTGCGCCTGCACCGTCACCGAGTCCTGAGCCTGCAACGGTGGCGCCGCCAACGGTGGCGACGCCCAGCGTCCCGGTGCCGACTGAAGAGGACAGCGACGTGGAGGCGAGTGAGCCGGACGAAACTCCAGCGGACGAGGGTTCGGCCGTTGGCAGCGGACCAGCTGCCAATCCGGACGGGCTCTTCAGTCAACTGCACGCCATGGCCGCCGACGGCGAGATGATCGTGCTGTACGTGCAGCGCCAGGGCGATCTGCTGGATCTCAAGTTGGTGCCCAGTGGGGCCAAGGGTGAAGCGGGGAAAGCCATTGACACCGTCCAGGTCAAGGCCACCCCCGCTGAGCTGGACAGCGATTTGGCCAGTGCTTTGACGACCTACACAGCGCTGCGTCAATCCACGCGCCAGGCGCTGGTCTCCGTCAGCCAGCAGGTCAAGCAGAGCGTGGGCAGTGGCAAAGGCAAGGCCAAGTCGGCGGCAAAGCCAGCGTCCAGCGCCCCCGCGACCGGCGTCATCAGCATCAATGCCAATGTCACGGCGTACGCCACCATCAAGGGGCCTGGCTTCAACGAGAAAGATCGCCACCCGGTCGGCCCGGAGCACAAGGAATTTCAGGCCAAGCCGGGCACCTACACCGTCACCGTGCACGCGGACGGCCACCTGCCCGAAACGTTTTCCAACTGCGCCGTGACGGCAGGCAAAACACAGCACATTCAGGCCCAACTGAAAAACGCGGGCCTCGGCTTCTGA
- a CDS encoding PRTRC system protein C, whose translation MLDLTPVSRSFLFDGRTLPDPGPEYAPADVLRLYMTQFPDLAQAEVLPATPGGVIEFKKSFGSKG comes from the coding sequence ATGCTTGATCTCACCCCTGTTTCCCGCAGTTTTCTCTTCGACGGCCGCACCCTGCCTGATCCTGGCCCGGAATACGCGCCTGCTGACGTGCTGCGCCTGTACATGACCCAGTTCCCTGATCTGGCCCAGGCCGAGGTGTTGCCAGCCACACCTGGCGGCGTCATCGAATTCAAGAAGTCGTTCGGCAGCAAGGGGTAG
- a CDS encoding PRTRC system ThiF family protein, producing the protein MNHHLKFDPFTLLHVTVVGAGGTGSHLVVLLTELHKCIQALGGQGLMVTVFDPDEVSETNVLRQNYHRQDIGRNKAVTLVSRINLACGTGWLARPSIYTGSELVVRGQYSAATPHILFTCTDQNAARRQIGAAFGRSGKGYWIDTGNTRTTGQVLLSEPTSKEPHLPSPLKEYGELLADDDQDAPSCSALEALTRQDLMVNREVAVKAAGLLWRLLRNGAVNHRGLIVNVQDGITLPKPIEAGMVPAYAAPPVGLIPVEVPPPAPVPAPKRRASRRRATPPGAAA; encoded by the coding sequence GTGAATCACCACCTGAAATTCGATCCGTTCACGTTGTTACATGTCACGGTCGTGGGGGCGGGCGGCACCGGCTCTCACCTGGTGGTTCTGCTCACGGAACTGCATAAGTGCATTCAGGCGCTGGGCGGGCAAGGGCTGATGGTGACCGTCTTTGACCCGGACGAGGTCAGCGAGACCAACGTGCTGCGCCAGAACTACCACCGGCAGGACATTGGCCGCAACAAGGCCGTGACACTGGTCTCGCGGATCAATCTGGCCTGCGGCACCGGCTGGTTGGCCCGGCCCAGCATCTACACCGGCAGCGAGCTGGTGGTCCGTGGGCAGTACAGTGCCGCCACGCCGCACATCCTGTTCACCTGCACCGACCAGAACGCGGCGCGTCGTCAAATTGGCGCGGCCTTTGGGCGCTCAGGCAAAGGGTACTGGATCGACACCGGCAACACCCGCACCACCGGGCAAGTGCTGCTCAGTGAACCGACCAGCAAAGAGCCCCACCTGCCCAGTCCACTGAAAGAATATGGCGAGCTGCTGGCTGACGACGATCAGGACGCCCCCAGCTGCAGCGCCTTGGAAGCCCTGACGCGTCAGGATCTGATGGTCAACCGCGAAGTGGCAGTCAAGGCTGCAGGCCTGCTGTGGCGGCTACTGCGAAACGGCGCAGTCAATCACCGGGGCCTGATCGTCAACGTGCAAGACGGCATCACGCTGCCCAAACCTATCGAAGCGGGCATGGTGCCGGCGTACGCCGCGCCCCCGGTAGGCCTGATTCCAGTCGAAGTGCCGCCCCCTGCCCCTGTTCCGGCGCCGAAGCGGCGCGCCAGTCGGCGCCGGGCCACGCCCCCAGGGGCCGCCGCGTGA
- a CDS encoding acyltransferase family protein produces the protein MASSSVRIPAFDGVRGLLAVGVVFSHVVALTALPWGPGPVHTPLQAAVWALGAPAVDTFFVLSGWVVALSFQRRPDFWPYLRARLRRLAPLGFLGVLLGLLVARPLAQALPDDLAPFGLLHALTLPLTAADWRGALSLGLGGWYDAERLNAPLWTLALELYASVLLPAMVALVGRIGWAAWPLSLPLSIGAGLLFWPLQLLPLFVLGVCLALRPLTLSPGRLVATGTLGLMVLLSRFVLPTDEHLYRWVSGLGAAGVLLAAQGLRPRLLLTPWAQWLGERSFALYITHLPVLVAAVWLLWPVVGVTRAALIGVPVSVLAAHLTHLWVDRPCSSPLHLARRTSAPGA, from the coding sequence ATGGCGTCCTCGTCTGTCCGTATTCCCGCTTTTGATGGCGTGCGGGGCCTGCTCGCGGTCGGCGTGGTGTTCAGCCATGTCGTGGCCCTGACGGCCCTGCCCTGGGGCCCTGGCCCCGTGCACACGCCGCTGCAGGCCGCCGTCTGGGCCCTGGGCGCTCCAGCGGTCGACACTTTTTTCGTACTGAGCGGCTGGGTGGTGGCCCTGAGTTTCCAGCGCCGCCCCGACTTCTGGCCCTACCTGCGTGCGCGGCTGCGCCGCCTGGCGCCGCTGGGCTTTCTGGGCGTGCTGCTGGGGCTGCTGGTCGCCCGGCCCCTGGCCCAGGCGCTGCCGGATGACCTGGCCCCCTTCGGCCTGCTGCACGCCCTGACCCTTCCCCTGACGGCCGCCGACTGGCGCGGCGCCCTGAGCCTCGGCCTGGGCGGCTGGTATGACGCCGAGCGCCTCAATGCACCGCTATGGACCCTGGCCCTGGAACTCTACGCCAGTGTGCTGCTGCCGGCGATGGTGGCCCTGGTGGGGCGCATCGGCTGGGCGGCCTGGCCCCTCAGTCTGCCCCTCAGCATCGGGGCGGGCCTGCTGTTCTGGCCGCTGCAACTGCTCCCCCTCTTTGTGTTGGGCGTCTGTCTGGCCTTGCGGCCGCTCACCCTGTCGCCCGGTCGGCTGGTGGCCACCGGCACGCTCGGTCTGATGGTCCTGCTCTCCCGATTTGTGCTGCCCACCGACGAGCACCTGTACCGCTGGGTGTCTGGCCTGGGCGCGGCGGGCGTGCTGCTCGCCGCCCAGGGGTTGCGTCCACGGCTCCTGCTGACCCCGTGGGCGCAGTGGCTCGGCGAGCGCAGCTTTGCCCTCTATATCACCCACCTGCCGGTGCTGGTCGCGGCCGTCTGGCTCCTGTGGCCGGTGGTGGGCGTCACACGGGCCGCGCTGATCGGCGTTCCCGTCAGTGTGCTGGCCGCTCACCTGACGCACCTGTGGGTGGACCGCCCCTGTTCTTCCCCTCTTCATCTTGCCCGGCGCACCAGCGCCCCTGGAGCCTAA
- a CDS encoding HU family DNA-binding protein has translation MSRAASSWCGDPDQRRAEPAGGGKTGSAAAAPGLWTATASDPALDSTDDLVRGIVHRTGLGEGVAQMIVDLVLDHLRRALLARHRVQLAPLGVWRVQPRMPATTWVDGQRTVTPRPDVVSFRPAPRLTAQVNRDESGPDGPA, from the coding sequence GTGAGCCGGGCTGCCTCCAGCTGGTGTGGAGATCCTGACCAGCGCCGGGCTGAACCGGCTGGCGGTGGCAAAACAGGGAGCGCCGCAGCGGCACCTGGCCTCTGGACCGCCACGGCATCAGACCCGGCCCTCGACTCGACAGACGACCTCGTCCGTGGCATCGTGCACCGGACCGGGTTGGGTGAAGGGGTGGCCCAGATGATCGTCGACCTGGTGCTGGATCACCTGCGCCGGGCCCTGCTGGCCCGGCACCGGGTGCAGCTGGCGCCTCTGGGCGTGTGGCGGGTCCAGCCCCGGATGCCCGCCACCACCTGGGTGGACGGACAGCGGACCGTCACGCCGCGGCCGGATGTGGTGTCGTTCCGCCCAGCGCCCCGGTTGACGGCCCAGGTGAACAGGGACGAGTCCGGGCCTGACGGACCCGCCTGA
- a CDS encoding AAA family ATPase, producing MIAVTGLLVAHAADGVLVRDAQGVTAAWIGTIPDAQPGDYLTATGAVLRDRTLAVQGARVLARADDLARAFLQHAVRGVGPRLAHLLVSQGGPGLLDRLADGEMPPDLPDRLRRPVQDACRSPTREAFATLHLLGLTAPQVLTVIRAWGTGAAARLASTPFDALALGLSFPVLDRVHGTLGGTPDDPARHAALAYHAVQRASLEHGHMRLPTPQVLFALQDTSALSAAEAQRAITTPLLTQHAGHLYLPARCREEQDLAGALRRLLRAAPRGTLPLPPRGPLSTEQYGALGLAERHPVTVLTGGPGTGKSTTLRALAEMLGRGRLALAAPTGKAAARLSDTTGREAQTLHRLLGAGARGFTFHGKNPLPLDALVIDEASMIDTALLLAVLDAVTAGTRVILVGDVHQLPPIAPGLPLQALLGTVPTTHLTRIYRQAQDSPIVALAYDIGDGERLRPETLPLPFTELQDAQTAARLALDAGAQLLAPTRKGPLGTQALNAAARRLSGRSGGLPVTDGQAGVGDPVVCTRNLHGAGVMNGMMGVVTGESEQDGGTLTVQFDDTELAFQGTARAALMPAYALTVHRAQGSEWPAVAVVLHGSHSVMLSRTLAYTAVTRAKETLLLMGELEAWNQAITHPTPPRHCGLEERLHT from the coding sequence ATGATTGCGGTCACGGGGCTGCTGGTGGCCCACGCCGCCGACGGCGTCCTGGTGCGCGACGCCCAGGGCGTCACGGCCGCCTGGATCGGCACCATTCCAGACGCCCAGCCCGGCGACTACCTCACTGCCACGGGGGCGGTGCTGCGCGACCGCACCCTGGCCGTGCAGGGCGCCCGGGTGCTGGCCCGCGCCGACGACCTGGCCCGCGCCTTTTTGCAGCACGCGGTGCGTGGGGTGGGGCCCCGCCTCGCGCACCTGCTGGTCAGCCAGGGCGGCCCAGGGCTGCTTGACCGCCTGGCCGATGGGGAGATGCCTCCGGACCTGCCGGACCGCTTGCGCCGCCCGGTGCAGGACGCCTGCCGCAGCCCCACCCGCGAGGCGTTCGCCACCCTGCACCTGCTGGGCCTCACGGCGCCCCAGGTGCTCACCGTCATCCGGGCCTGGGGCACGGGCGCGGCCGCCCGCCTGGCCAGTACGCCCTTTGACGCCCTGGCGCTGGGGCTGTCCTTTCCGGTGCTCGACCGGGTCCACGGCACGCTGGGGGGCACGCCGGATGACCCGGCCCGGCACGCGGCACTGGCCTACCACGCCGTGCAGCGCGCCTCCTTGGAGCACGGCCACATGCGGCTGCCGACCCCACAGGTGCTGTTTGCCCTGCAAGACACGAGCGCCCTGAGTGCGGCCGAAGCGCAGCGGGCCATCACGACGCCGCTGCTGACCCAGCACGCGGGTCACCTGTATCTGCCAGCGCGCTGCCGCGAGGAACAGGACCTGGCGGGCGCCCTGCGGCGTCTGCTGCGCGCGGCGCCGAGGGGCACGCTGCCCCTTCCCCCCCGGGGCCCCCTGAGCACCGAGCAGTACGGCGCCCTGGGCCTGGCCGAGCGCCATCCGGTGACCGTCTTGACCGGTGGGCCGGGCACCGGGAAGAGCACGACCCTGCGGGCGCTGGCCGAGATGCTGGGCCGTGGCCGCCTGGCGCTGGCCGCCCCGACAGGCAAGGCGGCGGCGCGCCTGAGTGACACCACCGGTCGAGAAGCCCAGACCCTGCACCGTCTCCTCGGTGCCGGAGCCCGTGGCTTCACCTTCCATGGCAAAAATCCGCTCCCTCTCGATGCCCTGGTCATTGACGAGGCCAGCATGATCGACACCGCGCTGCTGCTGGCGGTGCTGGACGCGGTGACGGCCGGGACCCGGGTCATCCTCGTGGGGGACGTGCACCAGTTGCCGCCGATTGCGCCAGGCTTGCCCCTGCAGGCGCTGCTGGGCACCGTGCCCACCACCCACCTGACGCGCATCTACAGGCAGGCCCAGGACAGCCCGATTGTGGCCCTGGCCTACGACATCGGGGACGGCGAGCGCTTGAGGCCAGAAACCCTGCCGCTGCCGTTCACCGAGCTGCAGGATGCACAGACGGCTGCGCGCCTGGCCCTGGACGCCGGGGCGCAGCTGCTGGCCCCGACCCGCAAGGGGCCCCTGGGGACTCAGGCCCTGAACGCGGCGGCGAGACGGCTCAGTGGGCGCAGCGGCGGCCTGCCGGTCACGGACGGCCAGGCGGGGGTGGGGGACCCTGTGGTGTGCACGCGCAACCTTCACGGCGCCGGCGTGATGAACGGCATGATGGGCGTGGTGACGGGCGAATCCGAGCAGGACGGCGGCACCCTGACGGTGCAGTTTGACGACACCGAACTGGCCTTCCAGGGAACAGCGCGCGCCGCCCTGATGCCCGCGTACGCCCTGACAGTGCACCGGGCCCAGGGCAGCGAGTGGCCGGCGGTGGCGGTGGTCCTGCACGGGTCGCACAGCGTCATGCTGTCCCGGACGCTGGCGTACACGGCGGTGACGCGGGCCAAGGAGACGCTGCTCCTCATGGGCGAACTGGAGGCCTGGAATCAGGCCATCACGCACCCCACGCCGCCCCGGCACTGCGGACTGGAAGAGCGGCTGCACACCTGA